The nucleotide sequence AGATTCGTCAAGGTAATTTAAAAGCTTTAGCTATCTCCACACCGAAGCGCTTGGCATTGCTACCTAACGTCCCTACATTTAATGAGGTAGGTATTGTTGGCTTTGATGTGACCAACTGGTATTCCGTGATGGGACCTAAAGGTATGGATCCTGCAGTTGTGAATAGAATTGATCAGGCCGTAAAAGCAGCTACTAATGATCCAGAGATTAAGAAAACATTGGATGCTCAAGGCTTGCAACCAGAAGGTCCAGCAACACCGGCAGCTTTTAATTTGTTCCTGGCAGCTGAGTTGGCGAAGTATCAGCGCTTGGTCAAGAGCTTAAATATCAAGGCTGAATAATTCAACTAAGCTATCTAATTGGGCTATAGTATTCATTAACCCTCTCTCTGATATGAGGGAGGGTTTTTCATTTCATGACAACAGCCATAGACTCCACTCCAGATCGTATTGCCGAAGTTCGCTTAGAGCTTTGCAATAATATTGCGCACATTACTTTTGACCATGTTGCTGCTCGTAATGCAATGACAGTAGGAATGTATCAAAGTCTCAAATCGATTTGCGAGGATTTGACTCACAATTCATCGGCGAGGGTTGCTATTCTGAGGGGTGCTGGCGGTAAGTCCTTTGTCTCGGGCAGTGATATCGCCCAGTTCTCTGGTTTTAACTCTGGTGAAGATGGCATTCGTTACGAGGAGGGTATAGATGCTTATCTCGCACCTTTGGCCATGTTGCCCATTCCAACGATTGCAGTCATTGATGGCATGGCGGTTGGCGGAGGTCTTGCAATTGCTAGTTGCTGCGATTTTAGAATTTCCACACCCGATGCGCGCTTTGGAGTGCCTATTGCCAAAACACTGGGTAATTGTTTATCTGCTGCTAATGTTGCTTGGCTCGTTGCGCATCTGGGTATCAACATCGTCAAGCGCATGTTATTACTAGCGGAACTCGTGACGGCACCTGAGTTACTCAAACAGGGTTACCTCTTAGCGACCCATCCTGCTCAAGCGCTGGAGAGTGAGTCTAATCAGTTGGCTGAGCGCTTAATGGGTTTAGCGCCTATCACGCAAAAATCTAGCAAACAAACTCTTGCAAGAATCATTAAAAACAATTTACCCGATTGCAATGATCTAATCCGAGAGTGCTATGGCAGCGATGACTTTAAGAATGGAGTTGCATCGTTTCTAGATGGCAAGCCACCAAGCTGGCTAGGAAAATAATTCCAGAGCTAGTAGTCTACAAAAATAGCTCTTGTAAGTTATTAAGATAGCGTAAACCTTGCTCAGTCGCTTTTAGTTTATTAGGGTCTGCATCTAATAAACCTTTTTTACTTGCCTCATCCAATCCTTTTGACACTACATTGAGTGGCAAGCCAGTGCGCTCTCCGAATGTAACGGTATCTACGCCATCAGTCAGGCGCAAGGTATTGAGCATGAATTCAAAAGGAAGATCTTTAGCCGAAATCTCTCTCGCTTCGATCAAGGCATCGCCCTTAGTCTCCATCGCTTGCATATAGGTTTCTGGATGACGTTCTCGCACCTGACGCGTAATTTTGTCAGGGAATGAAATCTTCCCATGCGCACCTGCGCCAATCCCAATGTAATCTCCAAAGCGCCAGTAATTGAGATTATGTTTGCACTCCTGATCTTTTTTGGCGTACGCCGATACTTCATAACGTCGATAGCCTTCTGCCTCTAGAAGTTTCAAGTTCTGCTCAAAGATCGCATCAATTTCATCTTCGCTAGGAAGTTTTGGTGGAAAGTTCGCAAAGTAGGTATTGGGTTCTAGCGTCAGGTTATAGAAGGATAGATGGGGAGTCTTAAACGAGAGGGCGGTTTCAATATCGGATCTTGCGGCCTCTAAACTTTGATTGGGTAAGCCGAACATGAGATCCAGATTGACGGATTTAAAGTGTTGTAGAGCAATCGCAATTGCGCGCTTGGCTTCTTCACCATTGTGTATGCGCCCTAAGGCTTTGAGTTGTGCATCTTGAAAACTCTGAATCCCTAAAGAGACGCGATTGATTCCTGCTTTTGCAAAGCCAGCAAACTTCTCGGTCTCGACAGATCCAGGATTAGCCTCCATAGTGATTTCACAATCGGGTTCTAGGTTCACACGTGCCCGAACGGCTGAAAGGAGTTCATTCATACCATTGGCAGATAACAGGCTGGGAGTACCGCCACCAATAAAGGTGCTGTGCACTTGACGACCCCAGATGCGAGGTAGTTCTGTCTCTAGGTCGGCAATGAGCGCCTTGATGTAACGCGCTTCATCAAACCCTTGATTGCCATCTTTAATTTGATGCGAGTTGAAGTCACAATAGGGACATTTCTTTTCACACCACGGAAAGTGAATGTACAAAGACAGCGGGGGTAAGGCAGTAAGCTTTGGCTGCGTAGCCAAAACAGAATTAAGCGTATTGAGCACGGATTTGGAGTTGGGTAATGAGTTCATGCAAGGCTTGGCCTCGATGGCTGATCTGGTTTTTCTCAACAGGCTCTAATTGAGCGACGGTTTTGCCCAGCTCGGGTATTAAAAAGTGCGGGTCATAACCAAAACCACGATCACCCTGAGGCTCATCAACGATCTGACCATACCATCGGGCCTGAACAATCAGCGGCTCTGGGTCATTGGCGCTATTGACCATCACCAGAGCACAAACATAGTGCGCTCCACGATCAGATTTGCCCTGCAATGCTACAATCAGTTTTTGATTATTGGCCGCATTATCACCATCAAGTCCTGCATAACGGGCTGAGTAAACTCCAGGCGCCCCATCTAAGGCATGCGCGCAAATTCCGGAGTCGTCCGCGAGTGCAGGTAAGCCACTCGCAGCGCTAGCATGACGTGCCTTAGCAAGGGCATTTTCAATAAACGTATGGTGCGGCTCTTCTGCTGCCGGAATGCCTAACTCGCCTTGAGGGATGACTTGAAAGTGAAACGGCGCCAAGAGTTCCTGAAATTCACGGACTTTGCCAGCATTGTTAGAGGCGAGAACGAGCTTTTGCACCATCTACCTTTGATCTTTTATTTAAAGGCTTCTTTTTGTAACTGAGTTAAATCACGAATACCTTCTTCTGCCAGATCTAACAAAGCATTTAATTCAGTGCGGGAGAAAGCAGGGCCTTCTGCAGTGCCTTGTACTTCAATCATGCCGCCTTTGCCTGTCATAACCACATTCATATCCGTATCGCAAGATGAGTCTTCTGGGTAATCCAAATCCAGTACAGGTACACCTTGGTAGATGCCAACAGAAATCGCTGCAACGCTGTCGATGATGGGGTCAGTTTTCAATGCACCACTTTCAAGCAGGGTGTTAATCGCATCACGTGCCGCAACATACGCGCCGGTAATCGATGCAGTTCGTGTTCCACCATCAGCTTGCAAAACATCACAATCTAAATGAATTGTTCTTTCACCCAAGACTTTCAAATCAAAGACGCTACGCATCGCGCGGCCGATCAAACGTTGGATCTCTTGTGTGCGACCGGATTGTTTGCCCCGAGCGGCCTCACGGTCACTACGGGTATGAGTAGAGCGCGGCAGCATGCCGTACTCGGCAGTAACCCAACCTTCACCAGAACCTTTTTTATGGGGAGGTACCTTTTCAAGGACGCTGGCTGTACAGAGCACTTTGGTGTCACCAAAGGCAATCAGGACTGAGCCTTCGGCATGCTTGGTAAAAGCGCGGTTGATACTCACAGGGCGTAACTGAGCTGGGGCGCGGCCACTAGGGCGGGTGATGTTGGGCTGAGTCATGGGGCATGGTCCTAAAGATCTACAATACTCACATGATATCGAGCATGACTGGTTATGGCAGCGCTTCTCGCCAAGTCTCCCTAGGAGCTGGCGTTGTAGCTGATCTGCAAGTGGAATGTCGGGCTGTGAATAGCCGCTTTCTGGATTTGGGCTTTCGTCTTCCGGATGAGTGCCGCGGGGCTGAGCCTGCCTTACGAGAGCTGGCTACGCAAAGCCTTTCTCGAGGTAAGGTCGAGTTTCGGGCAGCATGGCGCGTTAATTCGGGTGCTGCTGGGGCGGCGAAGGCTAACCCCCATGCTTTAGGTGCCCTGAATAAGGATCGCTTAGATGCTCTCTACACCCTGCAAGAGCATGCCCAGACAGCCTTTCCGAATGCAGAGGCTTTACGCATCGCCGATATTTTGCGTTGGCCTGGGATTGTTTCTGAGCCAAGAGGTGAAGAAGAGGGCTGGATTGCTGCTACCGTAGAAGCTGGTCGCGCTGCCCTAGCTGCCCTAATGGATAGTCGCCATGCTGAAGGCAAGGCCTTGACCACAGTGCTAAGCGATATTACTAGCAAGATGCGTGAGATTGTGAAAGTGATCGAGCCAAAGGTCCCACTTTACGCAGCTCAGTATCAAGAAAAACTCACTGAGCGCCTATCTGAGGCCTTAGCTGCTCAAGAGCAAGGAAAGGGTAGTGGCGGATCTGGTACCGAGTTGATGGAGCGTATCCGTCAAGAGGTTGTGCTCTATGCCGTACGTATCGATGTGGCAGAGGAGTTTGCACGCTTAAAGACCCATCTTCAAGTAGTTGACACTGCCTTAGCAGGTAAGGGCCCAGTGGGTAAACGTTTGGATTTCTTAATGCAGGAATTAAACCGTGAAGCCAACACCTTGAGCTCCAAATCGGTTTCAGAAGAATGCACCCAAGCTGCTCTAGAGCTCAAGCTCCTGATTGAGCAAATGCGTGAACAAGTGCAAAATTTAGAGTAACGATTACTTAATTCAATCATTTACCTCAATCACCATGGCCAGCCCTAAATCAAAAGCAAATTTATCTCCTGCCTACCAAGGCAGTATGTTGATGATCGTTGCTCCATCAGGCGCCGGAAAATCTTCTTTAGTCAATGCCTTATTGCAAGAAGATACTGCGCTCAAGCTGTCGCTTTCAACCACAACGCGCGCGCCAAGACCGGGCGAGGTAGATGGCAAGGACTATCGCTTTATTAAAAGAGCAGAATTTATTGCAGAGCGGGATCAGGGTAATTTTTTAGAGCATGCTGAAGTGCATGGTAATTTTTACGGCACATCCAAAGCCTGGATTGAGACTCAGATGAAAACCGGGCGCGATGTGATGTTAGAAATCGACTGGCAGGGGGCACAGCAGATTCGTCAAATCATCCCTGAAGTGCAATGGATCTTTATCTTCCCGCCTTCATTTGAGGCTCTTGAGGAGCGTTTGCGCAAGCGAGGCCAGGACGATGAGGCCACTATTGAGAGAAGATTGGCTGCAGCGCATTTAGAGCTCCAGCATGCTCACGAAGCAGATTTTATTGTGATCAATGATGATTTTGAGCGTGCTCTGATTGATTTAAGACAGGTGGTCGCAGCCAGTCGCTTGCGCTCAGGGCCGATTATGGCTCGCAACCCTGCACTTTTAAAGCGTCTTGGAGTCTAATCAGTTATCCTATGGGTATTAAAGCTAAATTGAAGTGAGTCCAGCATGGCCCGTATTACTGTAGAAGATTGTCTAAAAACTATCCCCAATCGTTTTGAGCTGGTATTGGCTGCGACTTATCGCGCACGTCAATTAGTTCAAGGTCACTCCCCACGTGTTGAGTCCAGAGATAAAGCAACCGTAGTTGCGTTGCGCGAAGTTGCTGCTGGACTAACCGACCGTGACATGTTGACCAAAGTACCTTTGTAATTCCGGAGTTCCGTTGTGGAGCTCCCCTTAGGCGACCCAAACACATCGGAACTCAAAGGCCAGATCTCGCCTAGAGAGATCGCTAACAGCGATAAGTCTTCCATCATTGCAACTCTGTTGGCTCAGTCGAGTCGACACCTATTTGGCCCAACCTCTGCGCCTGCATTACCCTTAAAGCACCAAGTTGTTTCAATTGATGGACTGATTTCTAAATTGGGCTATCTCAAGCCTGATGAAGTTACCCTCATTAAGCAAGCCTTTCATTTTGCTGATGCGGCCCACCTTGGGCAATACCGCCATAGTGGCGAACCTTACATTACTCATCCGGTAGCAGTTGCTGAGCTTTGCGCTACTTGGCGCTTAGACGCGTCTTCCATCATGGCAGCTTTAATGCATGATGTGATTGAGGATACGGGTTGTACTCAAGCAGACCTAGTGGGTAAGTTTGGTAGCAAAGTAGCTGAACTCGTAGAGGGTTTAACTAAGCTCGATAAGTTGGAATTTCAAAGTCATGCAGAAGCGCAAGCCGAAAGCTTTCGCAAGATGTTTATGGCAATGGCGCGCGATGTCCGGGTGATTTTGGTGAAGCTTGCTGACCGCACTCACAATATGCGCACACTCGATGCCGTCCCAATGGAAAAGCGTCGCCGGGTAGCCGCTGAAACGATTGAGATTTATGCCCCGATTGCACACCGTCTTGGTCTAAATATTATTTATCGCGACCTGCAGGACTTGAGTTTCCGTTACTCTATGCCCATGCGCTTTAGGGTGATTGAAGGCGCTGTAAAGCGGGCGCGTGGAAATCGTAAAGAGATGGTAGAGAAGATTTTGCAGAATGCTCGGATGGCATTTGCAAAAGCCAATCTCGAGGTAGATCTGCAGGGCCGAGAAAAAACCCTTTTTAGCATCTACAACAAAATGCGTAACAAACATTTGAGCTTTTCTCAGGTACTCGACGTATATGCATTTAGAGTGACAGTCCATTCAATTGACGAGTGCTATCGTGCGCTCGGTCTTTTGCACGCACTCTATAAGCCGATGCCTGGAAAGTTTAAGGATTACATTGCTATTCCTAAACTCAATGGGTATCAGTCTTTGCATACAACGCTACTAGGGCCATCAGGGGTGCCGGTAGAGTTTCAGATACGTACTGGTGATATGCATGCAGTTGCGGAAGCTGGGGTTGCTGCGCATTGGGCCTATAAAGATGGTGGCCCTGATATGAGTGAAGTGCAAAACCGTGCACATCAATGGCTTCAATCCTTAATTGATATTCAAGATAGCAGTGGCGATTCTCAAGAATTCTTGGAGCACGTCAAAATCGATCTGTTCCCAGATGCGGTTTATGTCTTTACTCCGAAAGGGCAGATTAGGGCCTTGCCACGTGGCGCTACTGCTCTTGATTTTGCTTACTCCATCCATAGTGATGTAGGTAATACCTGCGTAGCAGTCAAGATTAACGGCATGCAGTTACCTTTACGTAGCGAGTTAAAGAACAGCGACATTGTGGAGGTGGTGACCTCTGCCAACTCTCAGCCTAATCCAGGATGGCTAGCATTTGTGAGAACGGGTAAGGCCCGCGCCTCGATTCGTCATTCACTCAAGACCAAGCACTATGCCGAGTCTTTACAGTTAGGCGAACGTCTTTTGGCTAGCGCATTACGTCAGCAGGGAGTGGACGCTGGACTTCTCTCACCAGAGCTTTGGGAAAAGTTACTGCACTGGACTGGCGATAAAACGCGAGAAGAAGCTTGCGTCAATATTGCTTTGGGCCGCAGATCCTCTCAAGAGTTGGCAATTCGCTTAAATATTTTGATAGATGATGAAGGCGGCTCTGATCAAATGCGCTTGGGCGCGGCAGATTGGGTATCACCTCAACAAGAGATAGCTTCCCACCACCATCAGCGTCAGGCTATCTTAGTTGATGGTCGTGAGGGAAATTCGATTCACTTTCAAACCTGTTGTCACCCCATTCCAGGAGACAGCATTATTGGCTATCTTGGTAAAGGCGAGGGTTTGCAGGTACATACCAATGACTGCCAAATAGCCCTCAGAATGCTTTCTAAGGACAGTGATAAGTGGGTAGAGGTCGAGTGGGGTAAGGAGGTTAATCGGGAGTTTGAGGTTGACCTTGCAATTGATACACGCCAGGGCAAAGGCGTATTAGCCAGAGTGGCAAGCAGTGTGACTGCTGCAGATTCCAACATCATGAATGTATCGATGGATGATCGCTACAAAGAAGATGCCGTCACTATTCGTTTCACTATTCAAGTTTCAGACCGCCTGCATCTCTCTAAAGTCATGCGTAGTTTGCGTGCAAATCATGATGTGATGCGCGTGACCCGCGTTCGGGTGAGCTAGACCCTTTAAATTCATTATCGATACTGAATGTCCAAGATTTCAATCTCAGTTGGGCCAGTTGGTGTCTGAATTTTGACGCAATCACCTAGGCGCGACTTGATTAAGGCTTTGGCTATGGGTGATATCCAACTGACGTGACCTAGATCTAAATTCACCTCATCGACACCGACAATCGTAATGCTTGTCTTTTTGCCAGCATCGATGCCTTCCAAGTTTTCATAAGTCACGGTAGCTCCAAAAAAGACCTGATCAGCATCTGCTTCACCCGATTTTCGGGCCTGGTTATCGACTACTACAGCAAATTCAAGGCGCTGATTGAGGAAGCGAATCCGGCGATCTATCTCCCGAAGTCGTTTTTTTCCATAAATGTAGTCGCCATTCTCGGAGCGGTCGCCATTGGAGGCAGCCCAGTGAACAACCCTGACAACCTCTGGCCGATCAAGGTTTAGGAGCTGTAAAAGCTCACTTTTGATACGTTCGTGACCAGCAGGTGTGATGTAGTTCTTCTCTTCCATGGCATAATTATGGCTGTTGCGGCTGTAGCTCAGCTGGATAGAGTACTTGGCTACGAACCAAGGGGTCGTGGGTTCAATTCCTGCCAGCCGCACCAAGCCTTACAGGGCCTAGTTGAAAAACTGGGCCCTTTTTCTTTTTTAAGCATTTCAGAGTGGTTTCATATAGATCCCTTATAGTTTGCCTATGAGCATTTTGGACCCTAATTCTTTAAATTCACTCACTCCGGTGGCAGTTTGGTCGCAAGTGGATGTAGCTCATGCTGAGGTCAGATTGAGTGGTGCAGTCAATGTGTATTCCTTGGCTGGAGTGTGGAGTGATGTTCGGAAAAAACAAAATCAGTGGTTAGAGCAGGGTAGTACAAAGGTGCACTCACTGATTTTTGACGCATCGAAAGTCAGATCTCTGGATGGATCGGCGTTTGCATTTTTGATTGATGTGCAAGAGGCGCAGAACAAAGCGGGGGGACAGTTTGATATTCAAGGTTTAGATCCTAAATATCAGCCGCTTTTACGTGAATTCGATCCGATTAATAACTTATTCCCAGTACCTGCCGAAAAACAAAAAAGAAGTTTTGTCGTCAGTACTGGTATGGCTGCGCAGAATTTGATTGATGATGCGCGCAGCTTAATAACATTTACTGGCCATCTATCGGCAGATTTAGTATGGTCAATACGAAATATCAGGCAAGTTCGCTGGGGTGACTTTGTGAATGCTGCTGTAGAGGCGGGCATCTCTGCATTGCCTATCGTTGGTCTAGTTGCTTTTTTGATTGGTGTCATTCTGTCCTTTCAAGCTGCGATTGGTATGCAGCAATTTGGCGCTGTTTCATTCGTTGGACCACTCGCTGCGCTAGGTATTGTGAGAGAGATGGGCCCGCTGATTACTGCGATCCTACTCGCCGGCCGCTCATCAGCAGCATTTGCAGCTGAGATTGGTACGATGACCGTGAACAGTGAAGTTGATGCATTGGTTACTGGCGGCTTAAGCCCGATCCGCTTTCTAGTGGTACCAAGAGTGCTGGCAGGAATATTGGTAGCGCCAATATTGACCCTGTTTGCCGATATCGTCAGTATTTTTGCTTCCATGCTGACGATGCAAATTTATGGCATTCCCTTTATTAATTTCTACAACGGCATGTTAACTGCTGTCGGTGTTGAGGATGTTTTATCTGGTCTTGTAAAGGCTACTCTCTTCGGTGTGGTTGTCTCTTCAATGGGTTGTTTGCGGGGCATGCAAACTGGTACCGGTGCGGCGGCAGTAGGCATCTCTGCAACTCGAGCAGTGGTCAGCAGTATTGTCATGATTGTGTTGGTAGACGGCGTCTTTGCTTACATTTCTTACAGGACAGGTTTCTGATGGATGCACTAGGCAAAGCACTTGATGTGCAAAACCTCACTGTGGGATATGGCTCAAAAGTGCTGTTACAGAACCTGAATTTCTCCGTCGAGAGCGGCGAGATCTTTGTAATTTTGGGTGGATCAGGTTGTGGTAAATCGAGCCTCTTAAAGAATTTATTCGGCTTATATCAACCGCTTGCTGGGGATGTGTTGGTAGAGGGTCAAAATATCACTCGCGCTCAAGGTGCTGAGCGCCAAAAAATTATGACGAGCTTTGGGGTTATGTATCAACAAGGTGCTTTATTTGGCTCCATGAATTTGCTAGATAACGTGACACTCTTTATGGAAGAGTACACCGAGCTAACTAGAGATCAGATGAATTTATTGGCCAGATGTAAGCTTGATTTGGTAGGCTTACTTCCATATGAAGCGTATATGCCTAGCGAGATTAGCGGTGGAATGCAAAAGCGGGCTGCGATCGCACGTGCGATGGCTTTAGATCCTAAAATACTCTTCTTAGATGAGCCTTCAGCAGGCCTTGATCCGATTACGTCAGCTGATCTGGATAGCACGATATTAGACCTCTCAAAAAACTTAGGATTTACTTTTGTGATCGTCTCTCACGAGCTAGCAAGTATTTATTCTATTGCCGACAAAGTCATTATGTTGGATAAGGATGCCAAAGGCATTATTGCCGAGGGTGATCCAAAAGTATTAAGGGATAGCAGCAAAGACCCTCGAGTACATCAATTTTTTAATCGCATCATGAGCAAGGACGCAGCATGAGTAATAACTCCAATCCTAATTATTTCCGTTTAGGAATTTTTGTTCTCGCGGCAATCGGTGCATTGCTTACTATCATCTTGATCTTTGGCTCAGGTCAGTTTTTTAAAAAATCATTC is from Polynucleobacter sp. MG-Unter2-18 and encodes:
- a CDS encoding bifunctional (p)ppGpp synthetase/guanosine-3',5'-bis(diphosphate) 3'-pyrophosphohydrolase, whose translation is MSPREIANSDKSSIIATLLAQSSRHLFGPTSAPALPLKHQVVSIDGLISKLGYLKPDEVTLIKQAFHFADAAHLGQYRHSGEPYITHPVAVAELCATWRLDASSIMAALMHDVIEDTGCTQADLVGKFGSKVAELVEGLTKLDKLEFQSHAEAQAESFRKMFMAMARDVRVILVKLADRTHNMRTLDAVPMEKRRRVAAETIEIYAPIAHRLGLNIIYRDLQDLSFRYSMPMRFRVIEGAVKRARGNRKEMVEKILQNARMAFAKANLEVDLQGREKTLFSIYNKMRNKHLSFSQVLDVYAFRVTVHSIDECYRALGLLHALYKPMPGKFKDYIAIPKLNGYQSLHTTLLGPSGVPVEFQIRTGDMHAVAEAGVAAHWAYKDGGPDMSEVQNRAHQWLQSLIDIQDSSGDSQEFLEHVKIDLFPDAVYVFTPKGQIRALPRGATALDFAYSIHSDVGNTCVAVKINGMQLPLRSELKNSDIVEVVTSANSQPNPGWLAFVRTGKARASIRHSLKTKHYAESLQLGERLLASALRQQGVDAGLLSPELWEKLLHWTGDKTREEACVNIALGRRSSQELAIRLNILIDDEGGSDQMRLGAADWVSPQQEIASHHHQRQAILVDGREGNSIHFQTCCHPIPGDSIIGYLGKGEGLQVHTNDCQIALRMLSKDSDKWVEVEWGKEVNREFEVDLAIDTRQGKGVLARVASSVTAADSNIMNVSMDDRYKEDAVTIRFTIQVSDRLHLSKVMRSLRANHDVMRVTRVRVS
- the hemW gene encoding radical SAM family heme chaperone HemW; protein product: MNSLPNSKSVLNTLNSVLATQPKLTALPPLSLYIHFPWCEKKCPYCDFNSHQIKDGNQGFDEARYIKALIADLETELPRIWGRQVHSTFIGGGTPSLLSANGMNELLSAVRARVNLEPDCEITMEANPGSVETEKFAGFAKAGINRVSLGIQSFQDAQLKALGRIHNGEEAKRAIAIALQHFKSVNLDLMFGLPNQSLEAARSDIETALSFKTPHLSFYNLTLEPNTYFANFPPKLPSEDEIDAIFEQNLKLLEAEGYRRYEVSAYAKKDQECKHNLNYWRFGDYIGIGAGAHGKISFPDKITRQVRERHPETYMQAMETKGDALIEAREISAKDLPFEFMLNTLRLTDGVDTVTFGERTGLPLNVVSKGLDEASKKGLLDADPNKLKATEQGLRYLNNLQELFL
- a CDS encoding YicC/YloC family endoribonuclease → MISSMTGYGSASRQVSLGAGVVADLQVECRAVNSRFLDLGFRLPDECRGAEPALRELATQSLSRGKVEFRAAWRVNSGAAGAAKANPHALGALNKDRLDALYTLQEHAQTAFPNAEALRIADILRWPGIVSEPRGEEEGWIAATVEAGRAALAALMDSRHAEGKALTTVLSDITSKMREIVKVIEPKVPLYAAQYQEKLTERLSEALAAQEQGKGSGGSGTELMERIRQEVVLYAVRIDVAEEFARLKTHLQVVDTALAGKGPVGKRLDFLMQELNREANTLSSKSVSEECTQAALELKLLIEQMREQVQNLE
- a CDS encoding ABC transporter permease, translating into MSILDPNSLNSLTPVAVWSQVDVAHAEVRLSGAVNVYSLAGVWSDVRKKQNQWLEQGSTKVHSLIFDASKVRSLDGSAFAFLIDVQEAQNKAGGQFDIQGLDPKYQPLLREFDPINNLFPVPAEKQKRSFVVSTGMAAQNLIDDARSLITFTGHLSADLVWSIRNIRQVRWGDFVNAAVEAGISALPIVGLVAFLIGVILSFQAAIGMQQFGAVSFVGPLAALGIVREMGPLITAILLAGRSSAAFAAEIGTMTVNSEVDALVTGGLSPIRFLVVPRVLAGILVAPILTLFADIVSIFASMLTMQIYGIPFINFYNGMLTAVGVEDVLSGLVKATLFGVVVSSMGCLRGMQTGTGAAAVGISATRAVVSSIVMIVLVDGVFAYISYRTGF
- a CDS encoding enoyl-CoA hydratase/isomerase family protein — protein: MTTAIDSTPDRIAEVRLELCNNIAHITFDHVAARNAMTVGMYQSLKSICEDLTHNSSARVAILRGAGGKSFVSGSDIAQFSGFNSGEDGIRYEEGIDAYLAPLAMLPIPTIAVIDGMAVGGGLAIASCCDFRISTPDARFGVPIAKTLGNCLSAANVAWLVAHLGINIVKRMLLLAELVTAPELLKQGYLLATHPAQALESESNQLAERLMGLAPITQKSSKQTLARIIKNNLPDCNDLIRECYGSDDFKNGVASFLDGKPPSWLGK
- a CDS encoding ABC transporter ATP-binding protein, with amino-acid sequence MDALGKALDVQNLTVGYGSKVLLQNLNFSVESGEIFVILGGSGCGKSSLLKNLFGLYQPLAGDVLVEGQNITRAQGAERQKIMTSFGVMYQQGALFGSMNLLDNVTLFMEEYTELTRDQMNLLARCKLDLVGLLPYEAYMPSEISGGMQKRAAIARAMALDPKILFLDEPSAGLDPITSADLDSTILDLSKNLGFTFVIVSHELASIYSIADKVIMLDKDAKGIIAEGDPKVLRDSSKDPRVHQFFNRIMSKDAA
- the rpoZ gene encoding DNA-directed RNA polymerase subunit omega, which produces MARITVEDCLKTIPNRFELVLAATYRARQLVQGHSPRVESRDKATVVALREVAAGLTDRDMLTKVPL
- the greB gene encoding transcription elongation factor GreB, which translates into the protein MEEKNYITPAGHERIKSELLQLLNLDRPEVVRVVHWAASNGDRSENGDYIYGKKRLREIDRRIRFLNQRLEFAVVVDNQARKSGEADADQVFFGATVTYENLEGIDAGKKTSITIVGVDEVNLDLGHVSWISPIAKALIKSRLGDCVKIQTPTGPTEIEILDIQYR
- the gmk gene encoding guanylate kinase; its protein translation is MASPKSKANLSPAYQGSMLMIVAPSGAGKSSLVNALLQEDTALKLSLSTTTRAPRPGEVDGKDYRFIKRAEFIAERDQGNFLEHAEVHGNFYGTSKAWIETQMKTGRDVMLEIDWQGAQQIRQIIPEVQWIFIFPPSFEALEERLRKRGQDDEATIERRLAAAHLELQHAHEADFIVINDDFERALIDLRQVVAASRLRSGPIMARNPALLKRLGV
- the rdgB gene encoding RdgB/HAM1 family non-canonical purine NTP pyrophosphatase → MQKLVLASNNAGKVREFQELLAPFHFQVIPQGELGIPAAEEPHHTFIENALAKARHASAASGLPALADDSGICAHALDGAPGVYSARYAGLDGDNAANNQKLIVALQGKSDRGAHYVCALVMVNSANDPEPLIVQARWYGQIVDEPQGDRGFGYDPHFLIPELGKTVAQLEPVEKNQISHRGQALHELITQLQIRAQYA
- the rph gene encoding ribonuclease PH yields the protein MTQPNITRPSGRAPAQLRPVSINRAFTKHAEGSVLIAFGDTKVLCTASVLEKVPPHKKGSGEGWVTAEYGMLPRSTHTRSDREAARGKQSGRTQEIQRLIGRAMRSVFDLKVLGERTIHLDCDVLQADGGTRTASITGAYVAARDAINTLLESGALKTDPIIDSVAAISVGIYQGVPVLDLDYPEDSSCDTDMNVVMTGKGGMIEVQGTAEGPAFSRTELNALLDLAEEGIRDLTQLQKEAFK